The Coffea arabica cultivar ET-39 chromosome 2c, Coffea Arabica ET-39 HiFi, whole genome shotgun sequence genome includes the window CACTCTGGGATATGCGGTGCTCACCAGTCTGGCCCCAAACTACACTTTCGCATTAAAAGAATGGGATACTATTGGCCAACAATGGTGAAGGACTGCATTGACTTTGCTAGAAGATGTCAAGCATGTTAATTCCATGGCAATTTCATCCATCAACCTCCTGAACCATTGCACCCAACTGTGGCTTCTTGGCCGTTCGATGCTTGGGGTTTGGATATAGTTGGACCACTTCCAAAGCCTTTTGGCGGACACATTTTCATTTTGGCGACGACAGATTACTTTTCAAAATGGGCTGAAGCGGTTCCTCTAATAGAGGTCAAAAAGGAGAATGTAGTAGATTTCATTCGCTTGCACATCATTTATCGGTATGGAGCCCCGTGTTATATCATCACCGATAATGGTAAACATTTTTGTATTGTAACAATGAACAATCTTTGCgaaaagtttcatttcaaacaatACAATTCGTCCATGTACTACGCTGCTGCAAATGGACTCGCTGAAGCATTCAACAAGACCTTATGTAATCTGTTGAAGAAAATCGTGGATAAATCAAAAAGGGATTGGCATTTTCGAATTGGAGAAGTACTTTGGGCATACCGAACTACTTTTCAAACTCCCACGCAAGCAACCCCATACGCGCTTGTTTACGGTGTTGAAGCTGTTCTTCCACTTGAGTGTCAAATACTTTCGCTAAGAATTGCGATTCAAGAAGGGCTCAGTGAAGAAGATAATGTCCGTCTTCGCCTCGAGGAGTTAGATGCACTCGACGAAAAGAGATTGGAAGCTCAACAACGAATTGAGTGCTATTAAGCCCGCCTTTCAAAAGCATTCAATAAGCACGTCCGACCTCACTCTTTCCAAATTGGAGAGTTAGTGCTCGCTGTTCGGAGACCAATCATTCTCACTCATGGCGGACAAAGAAAGTTTACTCCTAAATGGGATGGTCCATATGTCGTTCGAGAAGTATATACAAATGGATCATACAAGTTGATTGCTGAAGATGGATTAAGGGTTGGTCCCATCAATGGCAAGTACCTAAAAAGGTACTATGCGTAATCGGAACCGTGCGATGCTCCTAGCCcgcatgagctaaaactgtgaatggcaaccaccaatagtgtagtatgtggttaaactgttgaaacactccaccaagtctaaggtggtaaacaaaTAGATACTCCTGACCTGCATGAAGTTAAAATGTGAACGGCAGGAACTACGTATGACTTGATTCCTTTGTTGGGATATGTAGGCAACTTGGAGGGCAAGTTCTAAGTTCAGTTACACCTCCTAAACCAAACCTTCTTTCcttgcaaaaaaagaaaaaagaaaaaaagaacttctctttttctttgagataaaatgctaaatttaaaagttcttttctcttttaaaaaaaaaatcattacatGGAAAATAAAATCATAGTGGAAAGCttaaatatcaaatttgtatTCCACTACGACTACTTTATGTGATTCAAGTACAGATTTCATGTCTTTAAGTTCCTTCACAGCGTCATCAGTCAAGATGCTAGTATTCTCAATGGAAGATAGCTCATCATGCGCTTGGGTTATTTCGGTCTGGATCTCTTTAAAAGTCTCATGCTTTTGATCGATAGTTGAGCTGATTTCCAGGTTTTGTTTCTCCAAATTGATAAGTTCCTGTTGCAGAACCTTCTTCCTATCTTCAATGGACTGCAACTTTTCTTCAAGACTTTGCAAATGACAAGTTAGTTCTCCTTCCTTTGCCTTAACTCTCTCGAGTTGGACGGTCACTTTGGAAAGGAGTTCTGCATGTGTTTCTTTGCTCATCCTTTCCCATGATAAAGATGCCAGAACGTCATACGCCTCCGCCTTGGCAAACAATTCAATCAAGTGGTCTTTTAAAGGGAGACCATTGGTGGGATCCGTTCTTTTGATTTCCGCAATGATTTCCTCTGCACACTCTTTTAAAGAGAAGATCTGCTCAATTGGAGTGTCAAGAATCTGTCCGCGAACATCCATCCACAAGCTCTGCAAATACTTTCTTCGATGTGCCTGGATCAGCTTTTGGCCATGAAATTCTGAAACCAGTACTACCTTAGGTCTTTTTCGGATTTCGTGTGAACTAGTCAGCTCTTTCTTATGCATTGATGAGGTATCTCCACTGGGGGTAAATTGTTTTTGGGTACTGATAGCTATTTCTTCACTTTTGTTGTTTGAAATTATATCATCAGCTTCAAGCTCGGGTGGTGAGTTGTTACCAACACCTTCTTGATGAAATTCAAGGAACGGGGGCTGAAAAGGGAAAacatttttacaaaaaaaaaaagagggaaaaaattgAAAGATGATTACCTTAAGTGGCGACACTCCAACCGATGGTGGTGTAAAGGAAACCTCCTCCAAATCAGAAGATGTCCTCTTCTTTGATCTGTTCCAGTGACGGTCTTGACTATTACTACCACTCGCCAACGAATGGGCTCCTCTTTGGGTAGATCCGACGTCCTGAACTTGAGTCCCTTCCTTTTCTATAGCCTTAATAGAATCACGATCATCCACCGTTTCAATTTCGACGTCTTCTTCAGTGCGAGTCGCCGATACGAATTTTGAAA containing:
- the LOC140035596 gene encoding uncharacterized protein; this translates as MNNLCEKFHFKQYNSSMYYAAANGLAEAFNKTLCNLLKKIVDKSKRDWHFRIGEVLWAYRTTFQTPTQATPYALVYGVEAVLPLECQILSLRIAIQEGLSEEDNVRLRLEELDALDEKRLEAQQRIECY
- the LOC140035291 gene encoding uncharacterized protein; translation: MTIPTHRKHSLITKGYDVWWSTRSNSVSSTPFKFTIKISQQSSKKGKVTPANESVHHDEAIAIVTGLTSSTLRSNKIISSPSKNIAAKNKSSKDSRQAIKEAQPVIPAKKTPPKVSKFVSATRTEEDVEIETVDDRDSIKAIEKEGTQVQDVGSTQRGAHSLASGSNSQDRHWNRSKKRTSSDLEEVSFTPPSVGVSPLKVIIFQFFPSFFFCKNVFPFQPPFLEFHQEGVGNNSPPELEADDIISNNKSEEIAISTQKQFTPSGDTSSMHKKELTSSHEIRKRPKVVLVSEFHGQKLIQAHRRKYLQSLWMDVRGQILDTPIEQIFSLKECAEEIIAEIKRTDPTNGLPLKDHLIELFAKAEAYDVLASLSWERMSKETHAELLSKVTVQLERVKAKEGELTCHLQSLEEKLQSIEDRKKVLQQELINLEKQNLEISSTIDQKHETFKEIQTEITQAHDELSSIENTSILTDDAVKELKDMKSVLESHKVVVVEYKFDI